From one Lycium ferocissimum isolate CSIRO_LF1 chromosome 7, AGI_CSIRO_Lferr_CH_V1, whole genome shotgun sequence genomic stretch:
- the LOC132063812 gene encoding uncharacterized protein LOC132063812 gives MPALEEFRQIGEVIGSLKALMVFQDDIQINQKQCCLLVDMLKCAYKTIAETMKQNLRFEEKNIKWKIIENPLRELLRVFKEAEQYIKQSLETKDFWAKAIVLYKNTDCVEFHIHNLLSCVPIVIEAIEIAGEISGSDHDEIQKKRFIYSMKYQKECKDPKIFQWKFGKQYMVSQKFCERVNLVWNEDKWILQNKIRGKKNSGSCTLSKHEQRLADLLLKNLNEMETESDHKLLPSSVLVNSKDYQIRRRLGGGSQYKEIQWLGETFCLRHLFGDIKPLIPDISQELHLSHPNVMHIACGFTDEEKRECFLIMELMNKDLSSYIKEICGPRKRVPFSLPVAIDLLLQIARGMEYLHSKKIYHGELSPSNVLVKARNVSTEGYLHAKVCGFGSSCSIKRPQKANVNQNNGTLPFIWFAPEVLTEQEQSGNGGNIKCTEKSDVYSFGMICFEVLTGKVPFEDSHLQGDKMSRNIRAGERPLFPFHSPKYVTTLTKKCWHTDPYQRPSFSSICRVLRYVKRFLVMNPEHSQQDSPLPPVDYGEIEATILRSFPFLGNSESDPLPVTQIPFQMFAYRVTEKEKSSTIHREINSESGSDGASACGDDPVTADDPIPSPTEKKIASPEILTRRLTIRKPADIKVGKQPGTPRTPRERSVRPPNLRTIRQNSESQLMMMNSPRTRRSSGHASDSELP, from the exons ATGCCGGCGTTGGAGGAATTCAGGCAGATAGGAGAGGTAATTGGAAGTCTTAAAGCTctaatggttttccaagatgaCATACAAATAAATCAAAAACAATGTTGTTTGTTGGTGGACATGCTCAAATGTGCCTACAAGACAATTGCAGAAACCATGAAACAGAActtgagatttgaagagaagaATATCAAATGGAAAATTATTGAGAACCCCTTAAGAGAGCTTCTCAGGGTGTTCAAAGAAGCAGAGCAGTACATCAAGCAATCCCTGGAAACTAAGGATTTTTGGGCAAAAGCCATAGTTCTCTATAAGAATACAGATTGTGTTGAATTTCACATTCACAATTTGCTCTCTTGTGTGCCAATTGTCATTGAGGCCATAGAAATAGCAGGAGAGATTTCAGGTAGTGACCATGATGAGATACAGAAGAAGAGATTTATTTACTCGATGAAGTATCAGAAAGAGTGTAAAGACCCAAAAATCTTCCaatggaaatttggaaaacagtACATGGTTTCCCAGAAGTTCTGCGAAAGGGTAAACTTAGTTTGGAATGAAGACAAATGGATTTTGCAGAATAAAATTCGAGGGAAGAAGAATTCAGGTTCATGTACTTTGTCAAAGCATGAGCAGCGACTTGCTGATCTCCTCTTGAAAAACTTAAACGAGATGGAGACAGAAAGTGATCACAAACTTTTACCTAGCTCAGTTCTTGTAAATTCTAAGGATTACCAGATAAGAAGGCGATTAGGCGGTGGAAGTCAATACAAGGAGATCCAATGGTTGGGGGAGACCTTCTGTTTAAGGCATTTGTTCGGAGATATTAAGCCCCTGATTCCAGATATTTCTCAAGAACTGCATCTCTCCCATCCAAATGTAATGCACATCGCTTGTGGTTTCACTGacgaagaaaagagagaatgtTTCTTAATCATGGAACTTATGAACAAAGATTTATCTAGTTACATCAAAGAGATCTGTGGACCAAGGAAGCGAGTACCATTTTCTCTTCCAGTTGCAATTGATTTACTCCTTCAGATCGCAAGAGGCATGGAGTACCTCCACTCGAAGAAAATCTATCATGGTGAATTGAGTCCTTCCAACGTCCTTGTAAAGGCGAGGAACGTATCTACAGAAGGGTATTTACATGCAAAAGTTTGTGGATTTGGCTCATCATGTTCTATCAAACGTCCTCAGAaagctaatgtgaatcaaaATAATGGGACACTCCCATTCATTTGGTTTGCCCCAGAAGTCCTAACTGAACAAGAGCAGTCGGGGAATGGAGGGAATATCAAGTGTACTGAGAAATCTGATGTGTACAGTTTTGGGATGATATGTTTTGAGGTTTTAACTGGGAAAGTTCCATTTGAAGATAGCCATCTACAAGGAGACAAAATGAGTAGAAATATAAGGGCAGGAGAGAGGCCATTATTCCCATTTCACTCACCAAAATATGTGACAACCTTGACAAAGAAGTGTTGGCATACTGATCCATATCAACGACCAAGTTTCTCATCCATCTGTAGGGTTCTCCGATATGTAAAGAGATTCTTGGTGATGAACCCTGAACACAGCCAACAAGACTCACCACTGCCACCAGTAGACTACGGTGAGATTGAAGCTACCATCTTAAGAAGCTTCCCCTTTTTAGGAAATTCTGAATCGGATCCTCTGCCTGTCACACAAATACCTTTCCAGATGTTTGCATACAGGGTGACagagaaagaaaagtcaagcACAATTCATAGAGAAATAAATTCTGAATCAGGAAGTGATGGAGCTTCAGCATGTGGGGATGATCCTGTAACGGCAGATGATCCAATTCCATCACCAACTGAAAAGAAGATTGCATCTCCTGAGATTTTGACCAGGAGACTTACAATTAGGAAACCTGCAGATATCAAAGTCGGCAAGCAACCAG GAACACCAAGAACACCAAGGGAACGGTCGGTAAGACCCCCAAACCTACGTACTATAAGGCAGAATTCCGAAAGCCAGTTAATGATGATGAACAGCCCAAGAACAAGGAGATCATCTGGTCATGCATCAGATTCGGAGCTTCCTTAA